The sequence GGTCCCACCGTGGCCAGCGCAAGATGGGCCAACCCCTCCTTAGATCCGATTGTAACAATGGCCTCACGCTCTGGGTCTAGGTCAACATCGAAACGACGTTTGTACCAGTCGCAAATAGCCTTACGTAGACGAGGGATACCCTTGGACATGGAGTAACGATGGGTATCGTTGCGGCGTACGGTCTCGACGAGTTTGTTGACAATGTGTGGAGGCGTGGGGCGATCTGGGTTACCCATGCCAAGGTCCACGATGTCCTCGCCGCGAGCGCGAGCCTTTGCCTTCAACTCATTGACAATGTTGAAGACGTAGGGGGGGAGGCGCTTAATGCGCGGGAAATCTTCGATCAAGGTGGCGAATCCAAAACGGGAAGGGAGGGCTAACAACCGTACCAGAAGGTTACTAAACAGTAGGTAAAATTAAAAACCACAATAATGCCATACAAACAAAAGAGCGTTCCCACACATCATATCAGAACCAACAACTTACACGCCTACTTTCGTTAAATTCCTACACTGATTTAATATTATTCTAAACCAACCCATTGATTTCCATTCCAAGAACCAATAGATTCAAACAGTTTCTGGGGCACTAAAATTTACCCACGGGAATTGGCATTTTAAATGACACCTCAAACAATTACGGGGACTTGTTTCATCGTTATTTGAACGTACCGTATGCCCAGATAAAATTATGGACGCACCACACCTCATCCACTAATCTGCACTTAAGAATTAGAGAGTATCCCGGAAGCATGGCATCATCATACGCCCCCTCCTCTAACCCACGCCCAAATTAATAAACAATATTGTAACTTTTTCAGAAACCATAATAACTTCCACCCCAACAAGAACAGGAAACTCGAATCAACTATTCGCCATTGGTCATCATTATAAATAAACGGACATCACCGGGAATCTCTTGGGAGCTGACCATCATTCCGGCAAGGGTTACCAGAATAACGAGACGCTAATCAACACTACTAACCTGCGCGTTGGTTAGGGGACTCCAGCTAAATAGCATATTGGACGGATTCTTCTTTAAAAAGTTCTCTGACTTTCTCTGGCGATTTTTTTAAATCCTCTAAAAGTTGAGTAGCTTTATTTTTTAACTCCTCCACATTACGAATAAGGTGACGCGCAATTCCTTGTGTCTTAATATTGCTCCATACTAGCTCGACAGGATTAAGGTGTGGAGAATAGGTGGGAAGAAAGAATATTTTAACCTTTCCATTTGTCGTCTCCAGATATTCCTTAACTACTTTTGCATGATGGGCAGAATACCCGTCTGTTACAATATAGATGGGGCATGAATTCTCTTGAGCCAAAATTTTTAGATATTCAACAAACGCACCACCATTGAGCGATGAGGGACCTATTTGGAAATGCATCTTTCCTTCAGAAGTTATCGCAGCGATCATATTTATGCGATAACGTCCACCAGTGGAGGGAATTATGGGAGTTAAACCTTCTAGCCCCCAAGTTGTACCCGCGTGATAATCGGTGCGCGCCCCAGCCTCATCAAGAAAATAGATTATAGCACCCTCATTACTTGCCAACTCTTTGATTCTAGGAAACTCTTTGTTAATCCAATTATCTACTGAAAATTGGTCCCTCTCTATCGCACGATATACTGGCCGTTGTGGAGTTAAATTAATGCGGCGCAAAAAACGGCCCACCGCGGAACGACTCATGTAAATAGAAAATTTCCTCTCTATTAATGTCTTTATCATTTCAGTTGTCCATAAGACTGTCGAGAATTCAAAATCCAATGGGGTAAATGCGCACAGCCAGAATACGAGTATTCCTTCTTGCTGTTCATTGATGAAGGATTTTCTTCCAGGGACAGGTTTCGCATTTAACGTAGCTAGACCCATCTCTTTTGCCTTCTTCACCCATTCGTACACCTTCGATCGGTGCATACCGAAAATCTCGCCCACCTCCCTAGGAGACATTC is a genomic window of Gammaproteobacteria bacterium containing:
- a CDS encoding transposase; protein product: MKNSDGRSLDHSTLEYIRLQAVKAVRKGMSPREVGEIFGMHRSKVYEWVKKAKEMGLATLNAKPVPGRKSFINEQQEGILVFWLCAFTPLDFEFSTVLWTTEMIKTLIERKFSIYMSRSAVGRFLRRINLTPQRPVYRAIERDQFSVDNWINKEFPRIKELASNEGAIIYFLDEAGARTDYHAGTTWGLEGLTPIIPSTGGRYRINMIAAITSEGKMHFQIGPSSLNGGAFVEYLKILAQENSCPIYIVTDGYSAHHAKVVKEYLETTNGKVKIFFLPTYSPHLNPVELVWSNIKTQGIARHLIRNVEELKNKATQLLEDLKKSPEKVRELFKEESVQYAI